A segment of the Bdellovibrio bacteriovorus genome:
GCAAGGAACGTTTGTTCTTGTTGTACCACTGGGTCAGTTGCTTGTGATCTGTCTTGTAATCGTGTTGGGCCGCCATGCGCGGTAATGTAGTCAACAGCCCAAGGCAGAGTCAAGGGGCGTCATTGCCCGGGGCTCGACACAGGGGTAGAATAAGGTTGTAACCGGGCTATTTCAGTCAGTGAGGAGCACCATGGAATACAAACCGCTGAGCGGACGCGAGTTCCCGCGTTTTTCCGCAATTAAAACTTTCTTCAGATTGCCGTATGTTTCAATCGAGGCCGACTACGAAGTCGGGATTTTTGGTATCCCGTATGACGGTGGGGTGTCGTATCGTCCGGGCGGGCGCTTTGCTCCGGCGAAGGTGCGCGATGTGTCCAGTCTGGGCCGTGGCTTCCATATGACCCGCATGGAAAATTTCTTTGAAAACCTGAAGGTGGCCGACATCGGTGATTGTCCCACAGTGCCGATTGATCAAAAGCAGACTTACGAAAAAATCGAAAAGTTTGTCGGTGAAGTTTTAAGTCACAACAAACGTTTCCTGGCGGTGGGCGGGGATCATTCCACAACGTTGCCGGTACTGCGTGCTTTAAGAAAAAAATACGGCAAGCCGTTGGCGTTCATTCACTTTGATGCCCACTTGGACACGTATCCGGCAGCCTGGGGTCAGGAATACCACCACGGGGCCTTTGCCCGTCACGCTGTCGAAGAAGGTCTGGTGGATCCGAAGAAGATGGTGCAAATCGGTATTCGCGGACCGCTGGCCGGTGGTGATGATCTGAGCTTCGTGAACAAACACGGCATTCGTGTGATCACCGTGGATGAGATCCGCAACCAGCCGATCAACGATTTCCTAAGAACCCTGCCGACGTTTGATGAAACGCCGACCTACATCAGCTATGACATCGACAATCTGGATCCAAGCTGTGCTCCGGGCACCGGCACACCGGTTCCAGGGGGGCTGACGACTTATGAAGTTCAGCGCATCTTCCGTGCGCTGAAGATTCCAAATCTGGTCGGTGGTGACGTGGTGGAGATTTCGCCTCCATTTGACCACGCAGACATCACGGCCTTGGCTGGCATGGATGCACTGTTTGAAATGCTTCATTTGTTTCCCACCAAGAAATAGCTAATTTCGTTC
Coding sequences within it:
- the speB gene encoding agmatinase, whose amino-acid sequence is MEYKPLSGREFPRFSAIKTFFRLPYVSIEADYEVGIFGIPYDGGVSYRPGGRFAPAKVRDVSSLGRGFHMTRMENFFENLKVADIGDCPTVPIDQKQTYEKIEKFVGEVLSHNKRFLAVGGDHSTTLPVLRALRKKYGKPLAFIHFDAHLDTYPAAWGQEYHHGAFARHAVEEGLVDPKKMVQIGIRGPLAGGDDLSFVNKHGIRVITVDEIRNQPINDFLRTLPTFDETPTYISYDIDNLDPSCAPGTGTPVPGGLTTYEVQRIFRALKIPNLVGGDVVEISPPFDHADITALAGMDALFEMLHLFPTKK